TTTCGTGCGCCTTGATCACCTGTTCTTTACCAACTACAGATACGTTATTTTCAGCCTGGCAGGCAATGGTACAAGCACCACAACCGAAACAGGTGTTCAGGTCAATTGACATACCCCATTTGATACCCTGGTACTGGTGAACATCCGGGTAGAGGGTACCATGCTTAACGAAATTGCTGGTAGTGTCGGTAGTACCAGGAGTCGGATCGTAACCGAACTGATCCAGTTCTCTTCTATCTTCGTTCACTTCCTCTGGGTTCTTGATGAACTCTTCCAGGGTAGTTTCCTTAACGATAGGACGACCTTCGTAGCTATTATGGGTCTGGGTTACACCAATCTCATAAGTCTGACTGGTTTTTTCAACACCCACTTCAGGAGCGTAATAATCGCGGGTTGTACCGTTGAAGCTTACAAAGTTGTAAACGTTCTTACCTACACCAGCAGCAGCTTTACCTGCGTTAGCGTTACGGCCATAACCAACTGCGATCGCGATCACTTCAGGATGGATACCTGGCAGGATCAGCAATGGTAACAGAACCTCTTTACCATTTGCTTTTATTTTAAGAACGGTCTTATCATTGTTGATTTCGTAATCATCACCCAGCTCACTACCGAAAGTTTTAGCCAGTTTGTTGGAGATTACAGCGTAGTTATCCCATGTAGAACGGGTGATAGGGTCAGGCATTTCCTGCAACCATGGGTTGTTGGCTTCCTTACCGTTACCAATTGCTACTTTTTCATACAGTACCAGTTCCAGACCGTCTTTGCTGCTTTTCTTAACGCTACCGATTTTAGCAGCTGCATCAGCTACATTGCCAGCGAAAGATGCACCACCTAATGCAGGAGCAGTAGCTGGTTCGATCACACCATCCTGCAGCGCTTTGTCCCATGCTTCCTGGCTACCCAGTTTAGCAATCCACTCATTCTTCAGGAAATCTTCCCAGGTAGTTGTGTTGCCACTCCATGCCAGGAGGGTAGATTCAAATGCACGTGTTTTGAACAGCGGCGCAATGGTTGGTTGTATGAAGGAGAAATATCCGGTGCGGCCTTCAGCATCACCCCAGCTTTCGAGGAAGTGGTGAGCAGGAGCAGCGAACTTAACGTTCTCGGAAGTTTCGTCTTTGTGAGAGTTGAAAGAAACAGTCAGCTTCGTTTTCTTCAGACCTTCTGTGAAAGCGGCTGCGTTGTAGTAATCGTAGCTAGGATTCACACCGTAGATGAACAGACCGCCCACAGTACCTGCGTTCAGATCCTTCACCAGTGTTTCCATTTCGCTATCGATACCCTGACGGTAACCAACAGTAGAGTTCCAGTCGATAGTCGTACCGTTAGCGCCGATCTGGCTGTTGATCGCATTTACGATAACCTGTACATTAACATCGTTGGAACCTGCTACTACGATGGATTTACCATTGTTTGCCTGCAGGGCTTTCGCAGCTTTCTGAATACCTTCTGCCAGACGTTTGTCAGTGATGGCAGGAGCGCTAACGTTACCACCCAATGCATTCAGCAGGGCCAGCGCAACGTCACCAGTTTGAGAAGGCTTGTGTGTATATCTTTCGTCAGCATTTGCACCGGTTACACTCATCATGCTCTCGAAGTGGAAATGTTTGCTCATTTCCGGCTTCTTCTCATCGATCTTACGAGTAGAACCGTATTGCTTAGCATATTCAACAGGGTTTAACCAGGTACCCAGGAAGTCAGCATTCAGGCTCACGATCACTTTGGCATTTTCAAAGTGGTAAGCAGGAAGTGCACGCTTGCCATAAGAAGCTTCGTTAGCCAGCAACATACCGGAGTATGAAACTGCATCGTAAGTTACATGGCGGAAGCCTGGATATTTAGCCTGGAAACCAGCGATTACTTTTTTAGTAGAAGGGCTGATGATTGTAGAAGTCAGCAGTACTACCGGTGCACCAGCCAGACCCGCGAGGGCAGCGCCTACCTGTTTGTCCAGTTCGGACCAGGTAGTCTCAACGCCTGCGATAGTCGGGAAACGCAGACGGGCCGCATCGTACAGGCTCAGAACAGAACCCTGTACTCTTGCAGTAGAGGAAGTACCAGTGATAGAAGACAATTCGTTACCATCCACTTTAATTGGACGACCTTCACGGGTTTTCACCACTAAAGGCACGAACTCACCATCAACAGCGTATGTAGAAGCGTAGTAGTTAGGTACACCTGGAGTAATTTCCTCAGGCTTATTTACATAAGGTATTGCTTTCTTCACAGGTATCTCACAACTGGCAGCGATAGTAGCAGCTGCAGTAGTGAACCCCAGGTACTTCAGGAAGTCCCTGCGCGGGGTAGTAGCATTCAACAGGCTTTCACTCTCCTCAAAAGGCAGATCCTCTCTAAATTCGTTATTCACAATCTCCTGATGTTCCTTGGTATTGTGCAACTCCTCCAAGCCTTTCCAATACTTTTTTTGCTCCATGTTATTTATACTAACGAGTTACGGATTATAATTAGCATTATGAAGAACGATGTATGAAGCTGGTATGATAACGATCTGTTTTACGCTACTACTTTGCTTCCTCCACCAGATTTATCTTCACTTATTATATTAATAGTGACATTTCTGACATTCAGTACCACCGACCATTTCAACAGTCACGCTGTCGATCTTGCCATCTTTCACATCCTGGTGGAACTTCTCGAAAATGCTATAGTATTTGTTGTCTGCAAACTGCACCTTGGTAGTACGGTGACAGTTGATACACCAACCCATTGACAGATCTGCGAACTGATGAACTTCATCTTCTTCGGTGATCGGACCGTGACAAGTCTGACACTGTTGCTTACCAGCTACTACGTGTTGAGAGTGGTTGAAGTAAACGTGGTCAGGCAGGTTGTGAATCTTAGTCCATGGAATTGGTTTGCCTGGTTTAGTGTAAGCTTTCGCTGTAGCATCCCAACCTACGTATTCGTATAATTTGGCGATTTCAGCTGTACCATTGATCTTCTTGCCTTCAGCATTGAACAGATCACCACCACTGTATTCACTGATCACTTTGTGACAGTTCATACAAATGTTCTCAGAAGGAATCATTGCATGCTTACTCTTCTCAGCACCAGCGTGGCAGTACAGACAGTTGATCTGGTTCATACCCGGGTGAACTTTGTGAGAGAAGAAGATTGGCTGCTCAGGCATGTAATCCTTTTGACGACCCAGACCAATTGCACCATTGATAGTGAAATAACCACCAACCATGAACAGGAGCAGGATCACCAGCGCGATGTATGCTTTGTTTTTGTAGAATGGAACAGGTTCTGCCACCGCTACGCCTTCTTTGTCAGCAGCAAGTTTGTTCAGGTTGCTGTTGATCTGGAGGAGAATTAATGCAACTACTGCGAGGATCAGGGTAATAATACCGAAAAGGAGGCTGTTGTTAGCGCTTCCTTCTTCAGGGTTAGTACCTGGGGTGCCAGTTGGATTGGTAGCTTTATCAGTAGTACCACCTTTAGCTTCTTCCTGCGCAATAAACGCCAGGATATCATCGATATCGGCGTCAGAGAAAGAAGGGAAAGCAGGCATCGCAATATTGTACTCTTTGTACAGAGCATTTGCATATTGGTCTCCAGAAGCCAGTACAGATGCTGAATTATGGATCCACTGGTGTAATAATTTCTTATCACTCCAACGGCCTTCAACACCCGCCAGGGCAGGACCAGTTAGTTTCTTTTGGACATTGTGGCAAGATGCGCAGTTATCCTTAAACAATGCTTTCCCTTTGGAAGGATCAGCCGCCTTTACAGAGAAGGAAGCAATCAGACCAACGCATAGGACAAGAACACTCACAAAATGCTTAC
This Chitinophaga sancti DNA region includes the following protein-coding sequences:
- a CDS encoding TAT-variant-translocated molybdopterin oxidoreductase; the encoded protein is MEQKKYWKGLEELHNTKEHQEIVNNEFREDLPFEESESLLNATTPRRDFLKYLGFTTAAATIAASCEIPVKKAIPYVNKPEEITPGVPNYYASTYAVDGEFVPLVVKTREGRPIKVDGNELSSITGTSSTARVQGSVLSLYDAARLRFPTIAGVETTWSELDKQVGAALAGLAGAPVVLLTSTIISPSTKKVIAGFQAKYPGFRHVTYDAVSYSGMLLANEASYGKRALPAYHFENAKVIVSLNADFLGTWLNPVEYAKQYGSTRKIDEKKPEMSKHFHFESMMSVTGANADERYTHKPSQTGDVALALLNALGGNVSAPAITDKRLAEGIQKAAKALQANNGKSIVVAGSNDVNVQVIVNAINSQIGANGTTIDWNSTVGYRQGIDSEMETLVKDLNAGTVGGLFIYGVNPSYDYYNAAAFTEGLKKTKLTVSFNSHKDETSENVKFAAPAHHFLESWGDAEGRTGYFSFIQPTIAPLFKTRAFESTLLAWSGNTTTWEDFLKNEWIAKLGSQEAWDKALQDGVIEPATAPALGGASFAGNVADAAAKIGSVKKSSKDGLELVLYEKVAIGNGKEANNPWLQEMPDPITRSTWDNYAVISNKLAKTFGSELGDDYEINNDKTVLKIKANGKEVLLPLLILPGIHPEVIAIAVGYGRNANAGKAAAGVGKNVYNFVSFNGTTRDYYAPEVGVEKTSQTYEIGVTQTHNSYEGRPIVKETTLEEFIKNPEEVNEDRRELDQFGYDPTPGTTDTTSNFVKHGTLYPDVHQYQGIKWGMSIDLNTCFGCGACTIACQAENNVSVVGKEQVIKAHEMHWIRIDRYFSGDENNPEVVFQPMLCQHCDNAPCENVCPVAATNHSSEGINQMAYNRCIGTRYCANNCPFKVRRFNWRDWNGADSFENNLYDVGGMNDDLTRMVLNPDVVVRSRGVMEKCSFCVQKLQDAKLTAKKAGRPMKDGEARTACQLACSADAIVFGNVNDKESRIYKVRNEEQKSRMYYVLEQLHVLPSINYLAKIRNKDAEPKAEGKKEEAAHHEA
- a CDS encoding c-type cytochrome, producing the protein MYRRVSIRMRKHFVSVLVLCVGLIASFSVKAADPSKGKALFKDNCASCHNVQKKLTGPALAGVEGRWSDKKLLHQWIHNSASVLASGDQYANALYKEYNIAMPAFPSFSDADIDDILAFIAQEEAKGGTTDKATNPTGTPGTNPEEGSANNSLLFGIITLILAVVALILLQINSNLNKLAADKEGVAVAEPVPFYKNKAYIALVILLLFMVGGYFTINGAIGLGRQKDYMPEQPIFFSHKVHPGMNQINCLYCHAGAEKSKHAMIPSENICMNCHKVISEYSGGDLFNAEGKKINGTAEIAKLYEYVGWDATAKAYTKPGKPIPWTKIHNLPDHVYFNHSQHVVAGKQQCQTCHGPITEEDEVHQFADLSMGWCINCHRTTKVQFADNKYYSIFEKFHQDVKDGKIDSVTVEMVGGTECQKCHY